tatgtactaattttgtacttatattttcatctatatacatcaatcttataagaataatgtctatattgtatttttacttaaatattctgtttctttttgtctttttttcactcttttagacttcttaatttagttttctatgaatgttttattgcTGTAAGtctttgaattttgtaattgatacattttattattcattataattatatatatatttccatgagattttagtcattctaacgTATCTATAAAAATTGACATGAAACACACGTGCGAAGCACGTCCTCAGAAACTAGTAACATAATAAGAATCAAGTTGAAGAGCGTCTCATAAGGTAAAGAGGAGAAAGTACAGAACATAAGGCAATTATAAAGATTAAGCAGGAATCATTAGATAAAGTATAATTAAGTTTTGAGAAATACATGATTAGTTAGCATTGCCGATGAATAGTAATTTGTTTATAGTTATGATGTGGAAGCAGATAGACATCGAGTGTGCAGAAAACGGATTCTATTTGGCAGACAAAAGAAGGCGTTGTACATGTAGAATTCCATTTCTGGGGCTACATTTGCCTTCTGTTCTATTATCAAATGTTGCTTTCAACAGTCAATTAGTGACAGCAACAccgagaaaatttaaaatatgccACTTTTTGTGATCACAAGTCGGTATTGGACTTACCAAAGTGCTTGAAAGAGACGAGCCAATCAACCAAGCACCATATTCTCTAAGTTCCTGCTAAGTTGGTCTTGCTGCATAAACGACATGCTGTTATTTAGAGCATACTCATACAAACAAACTCATTGGACTGAATAATCACGATTTTTATATCAAGTTAGACTACAAGTTGGGATCAGCATATGAATCCTATCCACATCATTACTATATACAACAGATTTATATGAAACCGACAAAGAAAAGACACATCAATAAACATAGAATAAAATAGAGACGTCCATCTAGAATTGTTAAGCTGGAACAAGTGTAAGTAATTAACCTTTAGAATTTACCTGATGAATTGTAAGCAGTACTCCAACTTGTTTCTTCTTAAGTTTTTGAATAAACGTATATGTAAAAACCAAAACTCTTACCACGAACATGCTTGTTTTTTCTTGAGACAGAGATGAAAGGGCTATTGATGCCGACCATCACCTTCATGAGTTTGGGTCCGTTGAATATTACATTCAGGTAAGGGCAACTAACAACCACAAGCATACATTGCATACCTGATTGAAGTTCATCGCACAAAAGACAAGGTTTGTCTAAAGGAAGATCCTTCGAACTGAAGAACAATTCAAGCAactagttttatatttaaaaaacgAACTCCAAGTTGAGAAATGCATTTTTTTGCTTAAATCTCTGCTGATTTTCAACAATCCAAAATATGTGTccgtaacttttttttttttgaaatattttgtcaGTCATTGGTGTCAGATCCCGATCATACCTACTTATCAATAGCAACCCCAATTCTGTCTCAAGCATTCCTGGTCTCAACTCGTCTTTCACGTTACACTATACAGAAGGTAAAGGCTATCAGTGCTGAAGTTGTGGAGATTGTTGAGCCTCCAAAAGAAGGATATCAGCTGACTATACGACTCAATTTTGGTAGAATGCCGCATGGTAAAGGTTTGGAACTCCTCTCAACAATGCTGCCTACCACCCCTTTATCCTGCTTTAGAAACATCTCAGAAGCAGAATAATCGATCAtgcaataataaaaaattaaatgtggCACCACAAGTGAAAACAGTAATGAATTTAAAGTGGTCAGCAACTGCCACTTTGTTATGGTGATGATAAGACATAAACTGAGCCATCAATAGTCGAACCAAATTGAACTTCTTTCAGTTACTACTTTGATAGCATTTCACACTGCGGCGGTGCTCATAAAATTTGTGTTGTCTTTTGTTCATTTCAGAGGCTATAAAAATGATAACAGACATTGCTGCTGTGCAAGGTGTAATTCTGAGTTCTCAGCTGGAAGAAATGCTGATGAATGTGAATTCACAAGATGTGGCTCAAGGGATGTACAAACCAATCAAACTTGTTTATCACCCAAGAGAGCCGTTTTATGTCATAAAACAGGTACCTCACATTATGTGATAATGTTTAAGAACAAGTAAATGAACACACCATGCAGATAAGTAGCTCTGCGCATCGTAAGACTAGCTCAGTTAACATTAACTTGGCAGTAGTTGATCCTCATCGTCGGAACATCACTAGAGGGATTAAAATGCAATGTAGGGCAGCCATAAATGCTGAAGCCCTTTCTGAGAGACAATTAGTTCATTTGGCATGCAGCTAGCAATACTCAAAACAATACTACAAACGgaagagaaattaaaaattaaagtgagACCATATTTCTCGGAACCATCAAATTTCAAGACCATTTCAGACTTTAATATCTACAGAGTGATTATTCTTCAAACCATCAAACCAAAAGTCTTACCGTCTTGGGTTGCAAACCCTGCTTGCAGTAAACATACAAATTGCAAACATTATATTCACAGTTATACCGAAAGTACACACCTTATCTCACGCCAAGTCAGGAAACTGTGAAGGAAGAACTGGTTGCAGGCACTAGAAGCATGTTTTAGATCAAATTATAAACTACGCCATATAATACTTCCAAACTACTGAGTATAGCTACTGTGTTTTGCTAAGTTCAAATAATATGACACATGCATAGCAACTATATGATGGGATCTGAGTCAAATTGGCATATTTAAAGGAACTTGAATGAAGAGAAATAATTGTATCAAAAAAATGTACAGAAAAATTCCTTCCTAAAATATGAGATTTGTTTGAGAGAATACAGCCTCATGCTTCTTAATACGTAAACTCTACATTTGTGACAGCCCCAGAAAATCACCGCAGTATTCCCAATGCGTTTCAAGGAGAAAACAGATGTGATTATAGCAACAGCTTTCTTCCAGGTAACACAATTTTATAACATGTACGACTTTGTAATGTTATTAGCATGCATGACTTTGTTCAAGTGTCCAGGACATTGACAGTTTCCGCAGCAGGAACTCATGGATGTTGCAAATACAAAATCATGTGCCAAGGCACCCCATTGCATCTGGTCCCCTATTCCACCTCCTGAGCTAAGAGGAGAAGCAATTGAAGACTTGAGCACAAATGGAGGATTTGTCTCTTTTGGTATTTTCTATTAACAACTCACACGTCTACGCAAATTACTGTTTCTCTCAAATAAATGAAAACATTGGTAGGggtaaaataaaagtatttatagctttgagaaaagaaaacatactAGAAGAACCTCCTAAAATGAGTAGTGATTTGAATAAGAAATTAATGAAGAGAAGAGGTCTACTTGTAAGCTCAGAAGATACATATATTAGTGTTCACCTGCCTTCTCTAAATCTTGGAATTGGAGTTGGTCTGATATTTACCTTTTCATCATGGCATTCACAGATATCACTTCACGCCATATTGAAGGCAAAAGGCTAGACAAGACGGTGTGGAACCTTCTGAACTTTTATGCATTTGTGAAAAATCATGTAAAGGTAAAACCCCCTTTTAAGCGTGATAGCATTATAGCTGTTAACATCTTATGCTTATATTCTGCATCAAACAGACCACTCGAGGATTCATACAAAGAAGGATGAGAACATGTCTGCAAAGCCTGGTTGAGGTAAGGAAATGATCAAATAATCATCCGAGTAGCACATTATAGTTCATGAAGTATAAACAGTACAACCTCTCTTACTCTCTGCACTCTGAGATATCGATTTTGCAAAAATACACAGTGATGAACTACTGTATGATTGCAATTTGTAGGTCTTACAGAAAACAGAACCTCAAGATGAGCAACAGATTAAAGAGGTGAAAGGTATGAACCTTTGATTTTGAGGTCAACATATTTTTGAATAGAAACCTAAAGAGAAACTAACAATCAAATACAGAACAACAGGATTTATGATGTTTATGCATATATAATAGAAGCAACGACACACAGATTCTGTGAGTTTATCATAGGTTTCATAATAAAAAGATCATTAATTCTATTAGCTTGGAGCCACTTACCTTCCATATGAgtacttttttctttattttttcacagTTTTTCTAACTCTATacatcctttttcttttactttctgCTCACCATTTGTCAAACAACATTCATGCAGGATACAAGCACATGAAAAAGTTGGTAAAgttcacaaaattcaaaataatcagATATAGAAGTGATTTCACCAGTAAACTTAAAAGGATTCGTTCGAGATTAAAAATCCATGGGTTCAACCGTTTTCGTCGAAAATGGTTGACATTCCCCATCTTCTCCTCCAAGACAAAATACAGAAAGCTGGAAAAAGATATTTCTCTTCAACACAATTAATAGATTTTGCTTATGGTCAGTTTTGCTGAAAAGGGACAAACATATCCTTTAATCAGGATAGTTGTTACACTCTACGATGTAAAACATCTTTCTATTTGTCTTTCTCAAATGTTGTCAATACATATAGATACTCATGTACCATGTACATTGTAAAAATATTCAAGTACAATAAACGAGTAGTTTTTTTATACTTCTATCACAGATTAAACCCAGATTTGCATATTACTCTAGCTGTTAAGCAAGAAAATTCCTTTTCAATGTGATAACCAACAGGTTGAAGGTGATTATTTCATGCAACTGTCCATTAACATTATGCGTTTTCGTAAACAGCCTGCTTAGCAGCTTTTTGGCAGCTCACAGACGAGAGCAACCAACGGACTGTTTGTCTattgacggtccgttgatggtGGTTCGTTGGTTGAGCCTACACTTTTCAAACATGCAGGCCTTGcaggtccaatcgacggacaaagtcgacgggccgttggttgaACAACTGGCCGTCCTTTGgtctcgttggtggacactgcctaggcagttcTGTGTccttctctagggccccttATGGGTCCTAAGTGGGGTCGTACTCGAaagttaaacccctaaacatagtcgtctcggtcttaggaacatcccacaccattttcaaacaaaacgaacacgtaaaactcactcaaacacatcaagacacacaagcactctctaaggcatatcttccgaacgtcatggacgttcttggacgtttaacctccaaacttaaccaaactttacacactgcatAAGGAcactaatataactcattttaacttaaaattaactcaagaaaccatcacgaagctctagttcaccttaattcgttttagggtgttacattctcccccacttggaataacattcgtGACACTAAAACTTTAAGACCATCAATGACTCCATTAACAACacatctcccccacttggaataacattTGTGACACTAAAACTTTAAGACCATCAATGACTCCATT
The nucleotide sequence above comes from Solanum pennellii chromosome 9, SPENNV200. Encoded proteins:
- the LOC107031220 gene encoding actin-related protein 2/3 complex subunit 2B isoform X2; the protein is MARFERASPALKEILLRLYRDERAIDADHHLHEFGSVEYYIQSLVSDPDHTYLSIATPILSQAFLVSTRLSRYTIQKVKAISAEVVEIVEPPKEGYQLTIRLNFGRMPHEAIKMITDIAAVQGVILSSQLEEMLMNVNSQDVAQGMYKPIKLVYHPREPFYVIKQPQKITAVFPMRFKEKTDVIIATAFFQELMDVANTKSCAKAPHCIWSPIPPPELRGEAIEDLSTNGGFVSFDITSRHIEGKRLDKTVWNLLNFYAFVKNHVKTTRGFIQRRMRTCLQSLVEVLQKTEPQDEQQIKEVKGYKHMKKLVKFTKFKIIRYRSDFTSKLKRIRSRLKIHGFNRFRRKWLTFPIFSSKTKYRKLEKDISLQHN
- the LOC107031220 gene encoding actin-related protein 2/3 complex subunit 2B isoform X1, coding for MARFERASPALKEILLRLYRDERAIDADHHLHEFGSVEYYIQSLVSDPDHTYLSIATPILSQAFLVSTRLSRYTIQKVKAISAEVVEIVEPPKEGYQLTIRLNFGRMPHGKEAIKMITDIAAVQGVILSSQLEEMLMNVNSQDVAQGMYKPIKLVYHPREPFYVIKQPQKITAVFPMRFKEKTDVIIATAFFQELMDVANTKSCAKAPHCIWSPIPPPELRGEAIEDLSTNGGFVSFDITSRHIEGKRLDKTVWNLLNFYAFVKNHVKTTRGFIQRRMRTCLQSLVEVLQKTEPQDEQQIKEVKGYKHMKKLVKFTKFKIIRYRSDFTSKLKRIRSRLKIHGFNRFRRKWLTFPIFSSKTKYRKLEKDISLQHN